One Myxococcus xanthus genomic window carries:
- a CDS encoding DUF2381 family protein, with protein MPRTVSAVLFLFLLGGGLARAQPAFMSTGAGVRRIELSPESTSTAVEVSISSGLSSTILFDSELAREGVVLEGREQFSLVDIGQATIRLIPAEGISPGDRLRLVVRFRDEAAPGSATFLLVAHPANAEPVVEVYRRKRGVETYREEAREAKAEAQRCLEENERLRAERSAPQGLAGLLSMGKAGSGGVDDIDLGKSISRGPGVAVVVRLAYSYRSALRVAVDVTLAFPEGGQPWTATGAALRDKSGKELNVLQVWQVAPTPSEKSVRVIVEAEATPDSAQGPFTLKLWEANGPRTVTLGNVTFP; from the coding sequence GTGCCTCGAACAGTATCGGCAGTCCTCTTTCTTTTTCTCCTCGGCGGTGGTCTGGCCCGGGCGCAGCCGGCATTCATGTCAACCGGCGCAGGAGTCCGCCGCATCGAATTGAGTCCTGAGAGCACATCCACTGCGGTCGAAGTGTCGATAAGCTCGGGGCTCTCCTCCACGATTCTTTTTGATTCGGAACTGGCGCGAGAAGGCGTGGTCCTGGAAGGGCGAGAGCAGTTTTCCCTTGTGGATATTGGCCAAGCTACGATTCGGCTGATTCCCGCGGAGGGCATCAGCCCCGGAGATCGGCTTCGGTTGGTAGTGAGGTTTCGGGATGAGGCGGCACCCGGGAGCGCGACTTTCCTCCTGGTGGCACATCCAGCGAATGCGGAGCCGGTTGTCGAGGTGTATCGTCGGAAGCGCGGGGTGGAGACCTACCGGGAAGAAGCGAGAGAGGCGAAGGCAGAGGCCCAGCGATGCCTAGAGGAGAATGAGCGCCTGCGTGCTGAGCGAAGCGCCCCTCAAGGGCTCGCTGGCCTTCTCTCTATGGGGAAGGCAGGCAGTGGGGGCGTCGACGATATTGACCTTGGCAAGTCTATCTCACGAGGCCCCGGTGTCGCTGTTGTTGTGCGTCTAGCTTACAGCTATCGCTCTGCGCTACGGGTTGCGGTGGACGTAACGCTGGCGTTTCCCGAGGGCGGGCAGCCGTGGACGGCAACGGGTGCGGCGCTTCGAGATAAGTCTGGCAAGGAGCTGAACGTGCTGCAGGTGTGGCAGGTTGCACCCACACCTTCGGAGAAGAGTGTTCGCGTCATCGTTGAGGCGGAGGCCACCCCAGACTCTGCCCAGGGCCCCTTCACCCTGAAGCTGTGGGAGGCGAATGGCCCCCGCACCGTCACTCTGGGCAACGTCACCTTCCCTTAA
- a CDS encoding serine/threonine protein kinase: MRDNGPPAVLSPGDVVKGYTVVRQLDQGGFGTVYLATSDGQPCALKLVERQRVEGRVEKEVSILLRLTHPNVVGIRGFTYWHAEERDFALIAMEYVEGRKLSAWVKDENPCARRIAKVTLDMARALEASHEAGVVHRDVKDANVMVRDADGLAVLVDYGIGDYRGAPGVTQSMLPPGTMEYRPPEAWLFLQKKFFGKKAGARYVSAPSDDMWALGTVLYRLLTARLPFDAGSEAEYVQAVIGRTPVPPHHVNRFVPERLGMLCMRLLEKDPAARPDASTVCAALEELLSGAEGEAWDTPLFDAYGPNSATTENEGKVNKLERWAKRPLRQMRRGKALGPELPEVPGEGRPAALPPETPLAPAATRPVEAQLPGLALEPGVGAEAAMEADAAPLAPPVAPFVEVGRRSFLSRLRLGRVLGAGLLAMALAYGAYFSLRTDSPQPQAVTGQEVAPYIEKPQAAPAAAPIGPEATPAAVAPPATLPEVTATVTTTKSDSPTSPPVPAKKATRSVSSALATTALCMTLACSGAQVRPPPDPEDCPDGAVEAMAKLGIRVGETNGATFPIKGDTRVIAVREGNTQIRLLGNWGRLPDDTALSGRLILGDRVYGRLTRVRTSKGSFPVCIEVYDTSFKRGLELEPGKADSGRLRVWSSVQLKAVREFE, translated from the coding sequence CTTCGGCACCGTGTACCTCGCGACGAGCGACGGGCAGCCCTGCGCGCTGAAGCTCGTGGAGAGGCAGCGCGTGGAGGGGCGGGTGGAGAAGGAAGTCTCCATCCTCTTGCGCTTGACGCACCCAAACGTGGTGGGCATTCGCGGCTTCACCTACTGGCATGCCGAGGAGCGCGACTTCGCCCTCATCGCCATGGAGTACGTGGAGGGCCGGAAGCTGAGCGCGTGGGTGAAGGATGAGAACCCTTGTGCCCGGCGAATTGCGAAGGTGACGCTCGACATGGCGCGGGCGCTGGAGGCCTCGCACGAGGCGGGAGTGGTGCACCGGGACGTGAAGGACGCCAACGTCATGGTGCGCGACGCGGACGGCCTGGCGGTGCTGGTGGACTACGGGATTGGGGACTACAGGGGCGCGCCCGGCGTCACCCAGTCCATGCTGCCGCCGGGGACGATGGAGTACCGGCCCCCCGAGGCTTGGCTCTTCCTGCAGAAGAAGTTCTTCGGCAAGAAGGCGGGCGCCCGCTACGTGTCCGCCCCCTCGGACGACATGTGGGCCCTGGGCACCGTCCTCTACCGTCTCCTCACGGCGAGGCTGCCCTTCGACGCGGGCTCGGAAGCGGAGTACGTCCAGGCTGTCATTGGCAGGACGCCTGTGCCCCCTCACCACGTCAATCGCTTCGTCCCGGAGCGGCTGGGCATGTTGTGCATGCGGCTGCTGGAGAAGGACCCTGCTGCGCGTCCCGACGCGAGCACTGTCTGTGCGGCCCTGGAGGAACTCCTGTCCGGGGCGGAAGGGGAGGCGTGGGACACGCCCCTGTTTGACGCCTATGGCCCGAACTCGGCCACCACCGAGAACGAGGGCAAGGTGAACAAGCTGGAGCGGTGGGCAAAGCGGCCCCTGCGCCAGATGCGTCGTGGCAAGGCGCTGGGGCCGGAGCTGCCGGAAGTCCCTGGCGAAGGCAGGCCCGCGGCATTGCCGCCCGAGACCCCGCTGGCGCCTGCGGCCACGCGGCCCGTGGAGGCGCAGCTGCCGGGCTTGGCGCTTGAGCCCGGGGTGGGGGCGGAAGCCGCGATGGAGGCGGACGCCGCGCCGCTTGCGCCGCCTGTGGCTCCCTTCGTCGAGGTGGGGCGGCGCTCGTTCCTCTCGCGACTGAGGCTGGGGCGTGTGCTGGGGGCGGGGCTGCTGGCCATGGCCCTCGCGTATGGGGCGTACTTCTCACTGCGGACGGACTCACCGCAGCCGCAGGCCGTCACCGGCCAAGAAGTAGCGCCATATATAGAAAAACCTCAAGCTGCCCCGGCCGCAGCTCCCATCGGGCCGGAGGCAACACCTGCGGCCGTCGCTCCCCCCGCGACGCTTCCCGAGGTGACTGCCACCGTGACGACGACGAAGAGTGACTCCCCGACCTCCCCGCCGGTGCCTGCCAAGAAGGCCACGAGGAGCGTCAGCAGTGCCTTGGCGACGACGGCCCTCTGCATGACGCTCGCGTGCTCTGGCGCGCAGGTGCGCCCGCCACCTGACCCCGAGGACTGCCCGGATGGGGCCGTCGAGGCCATGGCGAAGCTGGGCATCCGCGTGGGGGAGACCAACGGCGCAACTTTTCCCATTAAGGGCGACACGAGGGTCATCGCGGTGCGCGAGGGCAACACGCAGATCCGCTTGCTTGGGAACTGGGGCCGGTTGCCCGACGACACAGCGTTGTCCGGGCGACTCATTCTGGGCGACCGCGTCTATGGCCGACTGACGCGGGTCCGCACGAGCAAAGGCAGCTTCCCGGTGTGCATAGAGGTGTATGACACAAGCTTTAAGCGCGGGCTTGAGTTGGAGCCAGGTAAGGCTGACTCCGGTAGACTTCGAGTCTGGTCAAGCGTTCAGCTGAAGGCCGTCCGCGAGTTTGAGTGA